One window of the Amblyraja radiata isolate CabotCenter1 chromosome 41, sAmbRad1.1.pri, whole genome shotgun sequence genome contains the following:
- the LOC116967845 gene encoding transmembrane protein 229B-like yields MQHREGSRMVGAMEPLGALSRWYLYAIHGYFCEVMFTAAWEFVVNFNWKFPGVTSVWALFIYGTSMMVVEQMYLSLKNRCPGLVRCLIYTLWTYIWEFSTGFILRQFNACPWDYSQFDYDFMGLVTLEYAVPWFFASIIMEKLVIRNTLCLRFDENGEPRSPAIAPATLWDHLTLRKEE; encoded by the coding sequence ATGCAACATAGAGAGGGCAGTAGGATGGTGGGTGCGATGGAACCCCTCGGTGCCCTTTCCCGCTGGTACCTCTACGCCATCCACGGTTACTTCTGCGAGGTCATGTTCACCGCCGCGTGGGAATTCGTCGTCAATTTCAACTGGAAGTTCCCGGGAGTTACCAGCGTGTGGGCTCTGTTCATCTACGGCACATCCATGATGGTGGTGGAACAGATGTACCTGTCCCTCAAGAATCGATGCCCGGGTCTGGTGAGGTGCCTCATCTACACTCTGTGGACCTACATCTGGGAGTTCTCCACAGGATTCATCCTTCGCCAGTTCAACGCTTGCCCCTGGGACTACTCTCAGTTTGACTACGACTTCATGGGGTTGGTCACCCTGGAGTACGCGGTGCCCTGGTTCTTCGCCTCCATCATAATGGAGAAGCTGGTGATCAGGAACACCCTGTGCCTGCGGTTCGATGAGAATGGGGAGCCACGGTCGCCTGCCATTGCCCCGGCTACATTGTGGGACCACTTGACACTGAGGAAAGAAGAGTGA